In the Bacteroidales bacterium genome, one interval contains:
- the dapA gene encoding 4-hydroxy-tetrahydrodipicolinate synthase: MKKGAFTLLITPFKSDYSIDEKTLRQLVQRQVNSDIDGIAPLGVTGENPLLTDDEVKQVLKIVVEEVNGKIPVMPDISLPGTRQSIDRAKMYADTGADYAVAYSPFLVLPTAYALLKYFEQLADASPIPVILHNSKNRTGVELTPEMTAQLAKHPNIVGTKDGNKMIDHLAKIVYLTRNDDFLVFTGKDTTAYPLVAFGGAGSFSVAGNIVPDVMAQMIHHALEGNHEKATELHTEYYPLFEACRFETNPMGAKKALELMGLIGGALRPPMTGLNESNTVIMASILKEKGLI, translated from the coding sequence ATGAAAAAAGGTGCTTTTACATTATTGATCACTCCCTTTAAAAGTGATTATTCCATCGACGAAAAAACCCTTCGTCAGCTCGTGCAGCGGCAAGTCAATTCGGATATCGATGGCATTGCTCCGCTGGGCGTCACAGGAGAAAATCCCCTGCTGACTGACGATGAGGTTAAACAGGTACTGAAAATTGTTGTGGAGGAAGTCAATGGAAAAATACCGGTCATGCCGGATATCAGTCTTCCTGGAACCCGCCAATCCATCGATCGGGCAAAAATGTATGCAGATACAGGTGCGGATTATGCAGTTGCTTATTCCCCGTTTCTCGTATTGCCCACAGCCTATGCGCTGCTTAAGTATTTCGAACAACTGGCAGATGCCTCACCCATCCCTGTTATTTTACATAATTCAAAAAATCGCACAGGCGTGGAACTTACTCCTGAAATGACAGCGCAGCTTGCCAAACATCCCAATATCGTAGGAACAAAGGATGGGAATAAGATGATCGATCATCTGGCCAAGATTGTATATCTGACCCGAAATGACGATTTTCTGGTATTCACAGGCAAAGATACCACTGCCTACCCGCTGGTCGCCTTTGGGGGAGCTGGCAGCTTTTCTGTCGCCGGTAATATTGTTCCTGATGTCATGGCCCAAATGATCCACCATGCGCTGGAGGGGAACCATGAAAAGGCAACAGAGCTCCATACGGAGTATTATCCTTTGTTTGAGGCCTGCAGGTTTGAAACCAATCCGATGGGGGCAAAAAAAGCATTGGAGCTCATGGGACTCATCGGCGGAGCCTTACGTCCCCCGATGACTGGCTTAAATGAATCCAATACGGTAATCATGGCTTCTATTTTGAAAGAAAAAGGCCTCATATGA
- a CDS encoding ATP-binding protein, producing MTNTAHIKIAIASGKGGTGKTLIATNLFHSLYSKGVPVTLIDCDAEEPNAKLFFQGDLIKSVPVTQKIPVIDTDRCTFCGRCHAYCVYNAIFILPPMNVIRVIEDLCHGCGACMVACQDEAIIEKDVSLGTITCYQINSLARLVEGRTDIGVFSPVPVIKAALKESRSNQITIMDAPPGTSCPFIQTVVKADFVLLVTEPTPFGLSDLKQSVETLRTMNKTFGVIVNRAGIGNRDVYDYLQHEDIPLLLEIPYDEKIARLYSSGKLVAQTKSEWQDQLLDVVDHIKAHYGNSGHQW from the coding sequence ATGACTAATACGGCACACATTAAAATTGCGATTGCCAGCGGGAAAGGGGGTACCGGAAAAACGTTGATCGCGACCAACCTGTTCCATTCCCTTTATAGTAAAGGGGTGCCGGTTACGTTGATTGACTGCGATGCAGAGGAACCCAATGCAAAACTGTTTTTTCAGGGTGACCTGATTAAATCTGTGCCTGTCACCCAGAAAATACCGGTCATCGACACAGACAGGTGCACATTCTGTGGCAGATGCCACGCGTACTGCGTCTACAATGCCATTTTTATCCTGCCTCCCATGAACGTCATCCGGGTCATCGAAGACCTCTGTCACGGCTGTGGAGCCTGCATGGTGGCCTGCCAGGATGAAGCCATCATCGAAAAAGACGTTTCGCTGGGAACCATCACTTGCTATCAGATCAATTCCCTGGCAAGGCTGGTGGAAGGGCGCACGGACATTGGTGTATTTTCGCCGGTTCCCGTAATTAAGGCAGCACTGAAGGAAAGCCGTTCCAATCAAATCACCATTATGGATGCACCTCCCGGCACATCCTGCCCGTTCATTCAAACGGTGGTAAAAGCCGACTTCGTCCTCCTGGTCACTGAACCTACCCCTTTTGGCTTGAGCGACCTGAAACAATCCGTGGAAACCCTTCGGACGATGAACAAAACCTTCGGTGTCATTGTCAACCGTGCTGGGATTGGAAACCGGGACGTATATGATTATCTTCAGCATGAGGACATCCCCCTGCTGCTCGAAATCCCCTATGATGAAAAAATTGCACGTCTTTATTCTTCAGGGAAACTGGTGGCCCAAACGAAGAGTGAATGGCAGGATCAGTTGCTTGATGTGGTGGATCATATAAAAGCACATTATGGAAATAGCGGTCATCAGTGGTAA
- a CDS encoding NifB/NifX family molybdenum-iron cluster-binding protein yields the protein MKVAITSQGNSLDSFIDQRFGRCAYFVVYDTETKAMEFIPNPNLEVENGAGPASVQLIASRNVSKVISGEFGMKIKPLLDSLKIQMIVMKDPGKTIDGIIEMLNH from the coding sequence ATGAAAGTTGCCATCACATCACAGGGAAATTCCCTGGATTCATTCATTGATCAGCGGTTTGGCCGCTGCGCTTACTTTGTTGTTTACGATACGGAAACCAAGGCCATGGAATTCATTCCAAACCCCAACCTTGAGGTGGAAAATGGAGCGGGGCCGGCATCCGTTCAGCTCATTGCATCACGCAATGTCAGTAAGGTCATCTCAGGAGAGTTTGGAATGAAAATCAAACCATTGCTGGACAGCCTGAAAATACAGATGATCGTTATGAAAGATCCGGGAAAAACCATCGATGGGATCATCGAAATGTTAAATCATTAA
- a CDS encoding ATP-binding protein: protein MEIAVISGKGGTGKSSLVASFATLSERLVLVDCDVDAANLYILFNPLHEEVREYVGSQKAVIDYDVCTHCGLCLQYCRFDAISVIQGSVKISDTYCDGCFLCSRICPEHAITMVKNDQSRMYAGEFRNGIMVYGRLAPGEENSGKMVNELRDRAKQAAKHHSIETILLDGPPGIGCPVISTITGVDAVVIVTEPTLSALHDLERTLGIAGKFKLRAWVVINKYDINPDICTRINQYCKSKKVVVAGNLPFDPQVVDAMVNCKSMIEWAPDSVVSREIRNIWKVIHS, encoded by the coding sequence ATGGAAATAGCGGTCATCAGTGGTAAGGGAGGAACGGGAAAATCAAGCCTGGTTGCTTCTTTTGCAACCCTCAGCGAACGATTGGTGCTGGTCGACTGCGATGTTGACGCGGCCAATCTTTACATCCTGTTCAATCCCCTGCATGAGGAAGTCCGCGAATACGTGGGCAGTCAAAAAGCGGTCATCGACTATGATGTGTGCACCCATTGTGGCCTCTGCCTCCAATACTGTCGCTTCGATGCCATCTCGGTCATCCAGGGGAGCGTTAAAATTTCGGATACGTACTGCGATGGATGCTTCCTATGCTCGCGCATCTGCCCCGAACATGCCATTACCATGGTTAAAAACGATCAAAGCCGTATGTATGCCGGAGAGTTCCGAAATGGCATCATGGTCTACGGACGGCTGGCTCCCGGTGAGGAAAACTCGGGTAAAATGGTAAACGAGCTACGCGACCGGGCAAAACAGGCAGCCAAACACCATTCGATCGAAACCATTCTGCTTGACGGACCGCCCGGAATCGGTTGCCCGGTCATTTCCACGATAACCGGAGTGGATGCGGTAGTAATTGTCACCGAACCAACCCTTTCGGCACTGCACGACCTGGAACGGACGCTGGGCATCGCCGGAAAATTCAAGCTGAGGGCCTGGGTGGTGATCAATAAATACGACATAAATCCGGATATTTGTACCAGGATCAACCAGTATTGCAAAAGCAAAAAGGTGGTGGTAGCAGGGAACCTCCCCTTTGATCCACAGGTAGTTGATGCCATGGTAAATTGTAAAAGCATGATCGAATGGGCCCCTGACTCTGTTGTAAGCCGGGAAATCAGAAATATATGGAAAGTGATTCATTCATAG
- a CDS encoding CGGC domain-containing protein, translating to MEKIKIGIIICDRYHTCAGGKCFRAFRDREGAFSIYKDQEAEIAAYTTCGGCPGGNIEYAPAEMKKNGVTHVHLATGLLVGYPPCPRIEHFKKFINEKYGLKVIYGTHPIPQKYFLTHSKLRTWENKFWKEAIRDTLTDEQMRLSYD from the coding sequence ATGGAAAAAATCAAAATCGGGATCATCATTTGTGATCGCTATCACACATGCGCCGGCGGAAAATGCTTCAGGGCATTTCGCGACCGGGAGGGAGCCTTTTCCATCTATAAGGACCAGGAGGCAGAGATTGCAGCCTATACAACCTGTGGAGGATGCCCCGGTGGAAACATTGAGTATGCACCCGCGGAGATGAAAAAAAACGGGGTGACCCATGTTCATCTCGCCACTGGTTTGCTGGTAGGTTATCCACCCTGTCCCCGCATCGAACATTTTAAAAAATTCATCAACGAAAAATATGGATTAAAGGTCATCTACGGAACCCATCCCATCCCGCAGAAATATTTCCTTACGCACAGCAAGTTGCGCACCTGGGAAAACAAATTCTGGAAGGAGGCCATCCGGGATACGCTGACCGATGAGCAGATGAGACTCAGTTATGACTAA
- a CDS encoding DUF5320 domain-containing protein gives MPGFDRTGPEGQGPMSGRKMGRCTNYGKGRKKQTTSDDEIKKDEDLPENPAGKGLGQGRGKGGRGRGMGRQNRSRGGN, from the coding sequence ATGCCAGGTTTTGATCGTACAGGTCCTGAAGGGCAGGGTCCCATGTCAGGCCGCAAAATGGGCCGTTGCACGAATTATGGCAAGGGCCGGAAAAAACAAACCACATCCGACGACGAAATCAAAAAGGATGAAGATCTTCCTGAAAATCCTGCAGGAAAAGGGTTGGGACAGGGACGCGGAAAGGGTGGAAGAGGACGCGGTATGGGAAGACAGAATCGTTCCAGGGGCGGAAATTAA
- a CDS encoding DUF134 domain-containing protein — MSPRLKRIRKVVNPPIIKGFKPYGPETGNRKPEPVYLLYEEYEALRLCDYDGDNHHHASLVMGISRPTYTRIYASAREKIARAFVEGRPITIEGGKVYFDSDWYQCNQCCCHFNHPERMTKVERCPLCGSREFAGYEWEEPLMDADPDQGWDHCICPGCGHLQEHIPGMPCNQQICPKCGAPMKRNSAQNCRTYKHE, encoded by the coding sequence ATGTCACCAAGGCTCAAACGCATAAGAAAAGTAGTAAATCCCCCGATAATCAAGGGCTTTAAACCCTATGGCCCTGAAACGGGTAACAGGAAGCCTGAGCCGGTTTACCTGTTATATGAGGAGTACGAAGCGTTACGATTGTGTGACTATGATGGAGACAATCATCATCATGCTTCACTTGTCATGGGAATTTCCCGCCCGACCTACACACGGATCTATGCATCGGCACGCGAAAAAATTGCCAGGGCATTTGTTGAGGGAAGGCCGATCACCATTGAAGGAGGAAAGGTCTATTTTGATAGTGATTGGTACCAGTGTAATCAGTGCTGCTGCCATTTCAATCATCCTGAACGAATGACAAAAGTGGAGCGCTGTCCCCTGTGCGGCAGCCGGGAGTTTGCAGGTTATGAATGGGAGGAACCTTTGATGGATGCTGACCCGGACCAGGGTTGGGATCATTGCATCTGTCCCGGATGCGGACATCTGCAGGAGCATATTCCGGGGATGCCCTGCAACCAGCAGATTTGTCCGAAGTGTGGCGCGCCGATGAAAAGAAATAGCGCCCAGAATTGCAGAACCTATAAACACGAATAA
- a CDS encoding NifB/NifX family molybdenum-iron cluster-binding protein: MNKRIAIPLESGVLCAHFGHCETFAIVNVENDSITEVKEVIPPEHVPGLYPRWIAQFGVTDVIAGGMGQQAIMLFNQQKINAFVGAPIKPARELVEDFLANKLRLSANYCDHGPHHEHGNHGD; encoded by the coding sequence ATGAATAAACGAATAGCCATTCCATTGGAAAGTGGGGTGTTATGCGCCCATTTCGGACATTGTGAAACATTTGCGATCGTGAATGTTGAAAACGATAGCATAACGGAAGTGAAGGAGGTCATTCCCCCTGAGCATGTACCGGGTCTCTATCCACGATGGATAGCGCAGTTCGGGGTCACCGATGTCATCGCCGGAGGCATGGGGCAACAGGCGATCATGCTTTTCAATCAGCAGAAGATCAATGCATTCGTAGGTGCCCCCATCAAACCAGCCAGGGAACTTGTTGAGGACTTCCTGGCCAATAAGTTACGCCTGAGTGCCAATTATTGCGATCACGGCCCTCATCACGAACATGGCAATCACGGAGACTAA